Within Oryzias melastigma strain HK-1 linkage group LG23, ASM292280v2, whole genome shotgun sequence, the genomic segment TGCTCCATATGGAGCTGCTGGTGCACTTTCAGACGgaaagcaacaataaaaatggATGAGGGGGATTTTTGAAAGGGATGTTGAATGCaggatgttttgatttttttttttagaaaagctgGTTTGgttatatgaaaataaaatctggatTCATTTGAAGGTTTAGTTGTGGGCATCCGTGTGGTTTTCCTGGTTAGCTTTGACCGTAGCTACATCTATCTGCTGCCTCCTAACTGTTGCTTTTCTAAAGTAATGTGTCTGATGAATGATAATCACATTTGATGTTGTTTTCTCTTCAGATCTTGAAAGCTACTTGGTTCCTCTTGAGTCTGTTATTGAGTTTGAAACTCTGCTGTGGAAAATTTGGAGCACCAATTACGGATGATGTGAGCAAGCTGTCAGTTTTGGTGAGACCGCTCAGTTTCTTCAACGACATTGCTCATCCGATTCTGTTGAAGGGAAATAACTAAaatcatttcttgtttttttttttttatatatcttagAAGCAGAATATCCCCTCTGATTATGAGATTCCGGTTAGTTACATTCCCAAAGAAGTGGTATGTATGCAGCCATACAGTCAAATTGCAAATGAGGGAGAGTGGATTTTGAATAAAAGGGTCTCTGTTTTTTGCGTTTTAGGCTGGCACGTGCTGGGTGGTGTTAAATATCTACCCTTTGGAGCAAAGTCTTCGAAAGTTAAGCACCATGTTTGGTGCCATCTCCTCCAACAAGGACACCCTAGCAGTTTTTATTGCAATGCTCAGGAGTTTACGTTTCACCTTTGATCACGAGGAGCTGGTAAGCATAAAATCCTCTCTCATATTTTGCAAAGTTGGGTTTCCATGCTAACATTTGAAGTTCAAAACCCTGCAGATCAGTTTTAGGCGAAGGCATGCAACATTTAGACAATCacgggctgtttttttttttttttttccatgctaATTGCATAAGTGAGTTATTTCTAAATGGCTTATTGGTTGAATCCCTAGGAAACTGTGATGCAGGTCTTCCAGTGTCACTATCAGGAACAGAGTTTACAGACCAGTCTTTACTTCGACTACATCTCAGATGTTTTACATGCTGCAGCGCAAGGATCTTCAAGCTTCTCGTGCAAACCGCCACCATGCCGTAACCATCAACATGGtaattttttgttatatatatttttctggtgGAGTGAATGATAGAACAGCCATTGATTTATGGTCCAGGGCCCCAATTATGGATGTTACATAAAGATGGAGCGAGCTCCCCTGACCACTATCATATTTCTAATGTGTAACGATCAGTtccacattttagtttttttttttttttgttttttttttgcaggtcaGGAAAAGAGTCGTGGACACAGCTGGCTCATGAGGAGTCCCCTGCTTTTGGTGCTCATCCCCTTCACAGCCTGCCTGGTCCTCATAGTGTGGCAGGTGAGAGAAGGGTTAATGGTAACCTTTGACCCTGACCTCGGAAAAATGATCTAACAATATATTGGACTACCAGAATTAATgcgaaaaacaaaaatataccaCAGATCTGTTGATAGTGCACTGTTAtaagtgaaaaaatattattttttaaatcaaattcatttttttaagttgagtaaaccatcaactcaaaatgttactttgataaagactaataattttaaatgtaaaaaattacagaacttttgttaattgacccaatttttcattttttacagtgtaaaggCAAATCAATTCAACCAATGCGCATTCTCTTATGGTTTAGAACCTTTTTTCTCCTAcaaaagtatataaatatatgattttatttaaagagtgAAAACCTGATTATTTAGCACTGCAATGGTGAAGATTGTTCCagataaattaagaaaaagacacagcatttattaaacatttatgataCTGTAGGTTTACAGAGGCTGCAGAACTAATATAGCTTTACATAccaggaaaaaatataaaaaaataaaactttatgtcAAACACTTCAAAATGTGGCAATAGCATTTTAGCATCATTATATGCATgagtcaaacaaataaaaaataaatcagataatTGGTGATATTCGCTAAAGTCATCACCAAcaaatgctgggaaattagcatGCTTACATACTaagtaatttcaaaataaaatgagttctAAATTTTttgttgccaattttttttgctggtaattaagattaagattaagattcCTTaataagctttattaacacattaacaaacataattaatgtgtttatagggtgttagtaagacatttattagcataaCGAGCCAAAAAAgggtttattaacatatttagttacatttattaacatctaaagtgaggcCATTATTGCCTCCATATTAATGAAGTGCTTacaagcttaataaatgtattaacaaTCTTCGTCAACATTatgttgagtgttttgcagcacctcatctaaagtgttaccatttttgtagatttatatatagaaatatttcaatgaaaattgtgttttttaacatgttcttgtttcgTATATggcatatattaagaaaattcagattaatactgcatttctgagtattttttttcattcaaattactgtgaatcaggagcagaccaaaacatcattggaaaaagcttgtaattgTGACATACaagttactacggcaagccacaaggtTCCTAAATAAGAACActattaaaatatatcaaattatgatttttttaaaggttttttcacTAAATGTAGCAAGTAGCTAACACTATTTTTGCTATAAGGAATGGGGGAATAATTATAATCTTCATTACATCCATTATAAAAGTCATAGATCATCCATAGGATATTTGGAGcaaattaattagtttttaatgcagtcaaaatgattaaaactatAGCCTACTAATATCATACAAAGCATAAATCTACTTGCTGCCAAATAACATCCAGAAATTCTTTATAGTAggagaaaaggagaaagaaaatattgattacTAATGGTAAAATTCAACTGTTGGGAAGTTTGtgcaaatttggagttcagaAGAGTTATAAACAattcttaaaacaaattttgtaaCAAAATAATGGATCTTATTTGGAACATATATTTTCTACGTGAAATTATATAATCTGCCTCttcatttttactaaatttatatttaaatgtatgattttgtttaagttttaactcatttttacagtgtatttgACACTTTTGGAAGGGGTTCTAAACAGaatgcattattttttgtatatattcctgttattttttatttatggttatttatttatttatttaaattctcaTTGAATACTTGAATTCTTGTTTACTGCTGAGTTCTGAGTGTAACTTGAAAAGATTTATGctattttgttgaaattatttctaaaaaaaaaaaaaaagtaatatgttATGGCCCAACGCatgaataaatgataaatactagcttgtaaaataaaacttcatgtAGACATTCTGAATATCAACacaaaaagtataaaagtaaACATGAGTAGTCATAaattaattgtcatttttattcatattattcTATATTGGT encodes:
- the LOC112158951 gene encoding uncharacterized protein LOC112158951 isoform X1, with the protein product MLFSLQILKATWFLLSLLLSLKLCCGKFGAPITDDVSKLSVLKQNIPSDYEIPVSYIPKEVAGTCWVVLNIYPLEQSLRKLSTMFGAISSNKDTLAVFIAMLRSLRFTFDHEELETVMQVFQCHYQEQSLQTSLYFDYISDVLHAAAQGSSSFSCKPPPCRNHQHGQEKSRGHSWLMRSPLLLVLIPFTACLVLIVWQVKSRRRLPAGNTANGQIASPDMIPTLSVSIPLETLSHAADTQPNGGGDR
- the LOC112158951 gene encoding uncharacterized protein LOC112158951 isoform X2, whose translation is MRKKILKATWFLLSLLLSLKLCCGKFGAPITDDVSKLSVLKQNIPSDYEIPVSYIPKEVAGTCWVVLNIYPLEQSLRKLSTMFGAISSNKDTLAVFIAMLRSLRFTFDHEELETVMQVFQCHYQEQSLQTSLYFDYISDVLHAAAQGSSSFSCKPPPCRNHQHGQEKSRGHSWLMRSPLLLVLIPFTACLVLIVWQVKSRRRLPAGNTANGQIASPDMIPTLSVSIPLETLSHAADTQPNGGGDR